DNA sequence from the Chloroflexota bacterium genome:
CTGCTGACGACGCGGCTAAAGCACTGAGCGAGGCAGACGAAGCGGCAAAGGCAGCCCAAGCCGCGATCAAGGAAGCCGAAGACGCGCTCGCCGCCGCCACGACCAAGGTGGACAAACTCAAGGCGGAGCGCGCGCTTCTGGAAGCCCAGAAGGCGGCGGTTGAAGGTCAGGCGCAAGTGTACAAGCAATGGCAGGAGGCATATCTCAAGTACCTGGGTCAGAAACCCGCCGCCGGCATTGGCAGCAAATTCTATGACGAGGCGTTCAAGATGGAGATGTTGGGGTTGGATATGGCGACGACCAAGATCGACATTTCCAAGCTGCGCGCACTTCCGAATCCATCGCCATCGCAATTGGCGGAGTTGGCTCATTTGGAAGGACAACTTGCCAATCTGTACAAACAGGCGGAGCCACTCAAAAAAGTTTTGGACGACGCGGCAAAGGCGTTCTATGGTGTAGATGATGTCAGCAAGGTCACGCAGGAATTTACGGAGAAGCATCTGAACGATCATCTCCGCCGCGTGATGGGCGATGACGCCTTTGCGAAGTACGCCGCGTCATCGGGAGAAGACTTGGTCCACGCAGTGAACAAGGTGACGGAGATCGAAGGCAAATTGTCGGGCGTGGCGAAGGAGTTGGATCCGCTGCTACAGCAGGCGCGCAAAGCGGGGACTCAAGTGGCAAAGGTTGCCGAAGACGCGAAAAAGGCGCAAACCGCTGTGCAAAAGATTTCGTCCGAAGCAGCCGAAAAAGCGAGCAAAGCGGCGGAGGCGGAGAGCAAGGCGGCGAATGTCGCGCAAGAAGCCGCAGAAGCGGAGAGCAACGTCACGCGCACCAAAACAAATCTCGAAGGAGCACAGACCGAAGCAAGCACGGCGCAACAAGCGCTGAACACTGCCGAAGCTGCCGCGCGCGAACACATCAAAAATAAATTCGCCGAATCGCCGGACGAAGTCGCCAAGGTTCTGATTGAAGCGCGCAATGACGTTCAGCGCATCGTGGATGCTCTCAAAGCCAAGCAAGCCGAGTACGATGGCGTGCTCAAAGCGATGAAGGAAATCAAACCCAAGCTCGACCAATGTCTTTACGAAAATACTCCGTGAGGGTGTTGTCATGGAACAACAAACTGAAACGAGAGCCGAACGCGCAACGCCCGCGGAATGGATCGCGCGACTCGAAATTTTTCGCGAGCGATTTCGTCTCGGGCTGATGGACGCCAACGCGTTCAAAAATATCACGCGCGCATTTCAATTCACCGACGACCTGGGACACATCTGGATGCCGGGCGCGACGAGCGATCAGTGGTATCGTTGGGATCGTACACACTGGAGTGTTGCCGCGCCGCCCCCGCAACTTAGTGCAGCCACAATGCCCATCGCGCTGACGCTCGCGTGGAATCGGCATCCCGTTCTCGCGCCGCCGAGCGCGGACGCGCCGCGCGTTCAAGCCATGGTACCGCCCACAGCGATTGAACCGTCACGCGTTCAAGTCGAGGTACCACCCGAGGTGATTGAACCGCCGCGCGCGGAAATCAAGCCGGCGGTGATCGAACCCACGCCGGCGATTCCACCCGCGCCGGCGATTCCACCTGCACCCGCGACCCCACTCGCGCGGCAAGCGTGTCCGCACTGCGGTCACGCGTACGTTGCGCCCGCGCGATTTTGTCCGAACTGCGGCGAGCCGCTCACCGCCGAGAAAAAACCGCGTCGCCCGACGGATTTGCCGGAGCGCGGCGTGACGCGCGGTCGCGCCAAGCCGACCGATTTGCCCAGGTGAGTACGCCGTCAGGCGAATTTGCGCTGTCGGGACAATCGCGGTTATCGGAGAAATGACAAAAACGAAAAATGGAATCACCGAATCCTTTCAAACAAGCCGAAGAGCAATATTTTATTCTGCGCGGAAAACTTGAAACGGGGCGGATCACGCGCGAACAATTCGAAGCCGCGCTGCATGATTTGATGGTCGAGGACGCGCAGGGACGACACTGGGTTCCCGGCGTGGACAGCGGCAAGTGGTTCGTGCACGATGGGCGATCCTGGGTCGAAGCGAATCCGTACGGAACGGTTCAGCCGGCGACGACGCCCCCGCGCCCAATGGGAATGCCGGAGCGAAGTGCGTCGTCAGTGCGTCCCATTGCGCCGCCGCCGCCGCCATCCCCCCAGCCCAAGCAGAGCCGCGGTTGCGCGGGCTGGCTTGTGCCCGGTTGTCTTGTCCTTGTTGCGTTAGTTGTGGTCCTGGGCGCGGGTGGCTTTTATGCTTTTCAAAATCGTTTGATCACGTTGAACACGGTGTTGAGTCTCATCGGCATGGGACCCGCCGACATCGAGATAAATAATTTTCGCGATGACGGCATTGATGTCACTGTGCGCGAACTGAACCCTGCCCAGGGTTCTTCACCGAGCCAGGGATCGTTGCGCCTGAACGCCTTCGACGTGAAAGCGTACCGCGCGCAAAACCCTGGTCGGTATCGCGTCGAGTTTCGCGCGACGCGCGGCGCGGTTGATCTTGGCGCGTGCGCGTTGACCGTCAAGTCGGGCGAGCAATATCAATTCGTCGTTCTGCCTGAACGCATCGTCGTCAATCGCGCAAACAACCCTTCGACGGTGGGAACCGATTTTGTGATTCAGACCTCGGCGCTGTGCCGCTAGGTTGGGGAGGCAAACATGCGACGACGAATATCGCTCGCGGTCTGGATCGCATTGGCAATGTTGATCGCCGGTTGTGGTCCATCCATCACCGTGAACAACAAGACGCGCATCCCGGTGCGCGTGATCGTCAACGCGGCAGGACGCTCCGAAGTGTTGTCGCCTTCGCCGGGCGAGAGTTCCACCGCGGATGTTGAGCCGGGCGCATACCGCGTGACGGTGATCCGCGATGAAGAGTGGATCGCGTATGCCAAATTGACGCGCCAATATCTGAACGACCAATTGGCAAATTCGGATAAACTCACCGGTCCGCAACTGCTCGAGGTCATTCGGCGACTCAAAGACATTGCCATGCAGATGCAGCAATTCGAACAGGCGGCGGGCGCGGGTGCGAGTTGTCGCGGCTCGGTTAGGGAGGACGGGGGTGGTGTCGCTGAGATCAGTCTTATGGCGGAAGGCAAACTGGTTGTGGCGTGCAAATGATTTGTTGTGGAGGCATCCTTGACGGACGAACGTTTTGAAAATGCCGAGCGCGAATTTTTCAAGTTGAAAGGGCAATTCGCCGCCGGACGAATTACGTCCGAGCAGTTCGACCGCGCGCTCAAAGAGTTGATCGTCGAGGACGCGCAAGGACGTTTCTGGATGCTTGGCGCGGACAGCGGCACGTGGTACATTCACGATGGGCAATCCTGGGTCGAAGCCACTCCGCCGGGCGTTACCCAACGTGAACCACGGGTCGCGCCCACGCCGCCGCCACCTACACCCCAGCCGCAAGCGCAGCCGCAAGGATCGTGCCGAGCGCGCGCGATCCTGGGAACGGTTGTGGGCGGTTTGCTAACGCTTGGACTGGGTCTTGCGGTGACGTGGGGGCAAGGCGCGTTGCGAACCGCATTCCTCGGTGCGGGGACAACGCCGTCGGTTGTCTTTGTCACGGCGACGCCACTACCGCAAATCAACACACCTCCGCCGGTCAAGGTTCTGTCGCCCGTGGTCGTCGTCGTGACCGCGACAACCTTGCCGTCTACGAGCACACCCACGCGCACCAACACGCCGACATCTACTCTGACGAACACGCCCGTCGCGCGTACGCCGACCGCCACCGCCACGCCGAGTCCAATTGTCGTACCCACATTCCCAGCGAGTGTATTGACGTGGAGTTCGGGCTATGACAAAACCGTCGGCACGCCCCTGAATGTCGTTGCCAACAAAACTTTCTCCGCGCGCCCTCTCGAAATATACGCAACGTGGAACCCGACCGGCGTCCCGGCTGGCACGAAATTACAAACCACGTGGTATTACAATGGCGCGTTCTGGGCGCAAGGGGAATACGTTCTTCAAGCCGGTGATGACTCGGTTTGGCATTCTGTTTTTCGTCAAGATGGTCAGCCGCTCGCCTCCGGCACGTATCGCATGGAGATCAAGGTGGGGAACAAGATCATCTTGACCGATGAAGCCCGCGTGCTCAATCCATGATGCTCGATGATTAGTACCTTCGTCAAAAACCAGGTTTCCCCGAAGGGAAGAAACCTGGTTTCTTTCTCGCATCCCGGCATCAAAAAAGAATCCAGGTTTCCTCGAAGGGAAGAAACCTGGATTCGGGAAAATGATTTTACTTGCGCGACTTAACCGACGGTACTGGCAATGAGTTGCTGTCCGGCGGGCGATTCGAGAAACTCGCGGAAACGCAACTGGGTGCAGGTGCACGCGCGCGTCCGGTTGCGCGCGAACATTATTTGACGTCGGAGAACTAGCCCGGCGACCGGGACGATTTTGATGCGCCCCAGTTCCAATCCCCGTTTGACTGCCACCCGCGAAACAAACGACACGCCATGCCCCGCTTCGACCGCGGCTTCTACGGCTTCCACACTGCCCAGTTCCATCCCTACGTTCAAATCATCTGCCGACAAACGATGCTCCATCAACGTGGATGCAATCAATTGCCGCGTCGCCGCGCCCCCCTCGCGCAAAATCCAATCTACCTCGTTCAATTCAGCCGGCGTAACCATGTCCCGTGTTGCCCAGGGATGCGTCGCGCCGACGATCAAAACTAGCTCGTCGTCGAACAGTCGCCAACATTCGAGTTCCTTGTGGCGGCTGGGAATGCTCAACACGCCGATATGGATTTCCTTCCGCAGCAATTTTTCTTCGACATCTTCACGACTCATCACTTGTACGCTGAATTGCACGTCGGGATATTGTTTGCGGTACGCGCCGATCAATTGAGGGAGAACATATTTGCCGGGGCTGGTGCTACAACCGATTTGGATGTGTCCCTTGACGATGCCTTGTTGCAGACACATCGTTTCTTCGATGCGCGCCGAAAGATTGACCATCTCGCGCGCGAGCGGCATCAGATCGCGCCCCGCATCCGTAAGCGAGATGCGCTTGCCAGTGCGTTGAAATAACTGTACGTTCAAGTGCTCTTCCAACGATTGCACTTGGAAGCTGATCGCGGGTTGGCTCAAATGCAATTTGCGCGCCGCCGCCGAAAAATTCTCTTCCTCCGCCGCGACGAGGAACACTTGTAATTCGTGGGCTCCCAACATATCGTCACTCCGAAAAAAAATACCTCGCGCCCGGGTGATACTCGGCAACAACCAGCATTGGTGTTGCAAGCAATTCCCCGTGGAGCGAGGCGATCTTTACCTACAATTCGAGTCTACTGTAATAAGGATGATTTGTCAAGAAATGGATCGGTACAAGTTTTGCTTATCAGAGGGGACGCGCTAGTCAGCCACCTTCGCAAGCGTGGCAGTCACCGAGGTTCACATCTTGGTGATGCCGGCGCGCACCGCGTAGAGAATCGCTTGATTGCGATTCTCCAATCCCAATTTGCCCAAGAGATTGTGCACATGCGTGCGGACGGTTCCCTCGCTGACGTTGAGCGTTTGCGCGATCTGTTTGTTCGACGCGCCTTGTCCAATCAATCCCAACACTTCAATCTCGCGGTCGGTGAGCGGCTCGACCGGCGGCGTGGCGTGTTCCTTCTTTTGCTCGCGCACGCTGTTGGCGAGTTTCTGCGCGATTTGTGGCGGCAGGAATGTGTTGCCTTGACTGACTTGACGAATCGCTTGCAATAATTCTTCGCGCGCGCTGTCCTTCATCAAATAACCGAGCACGCCGGCTTGCACCGCCGCCAAGACCATCGCTTCGTCCGTCGAACTAGTGAGCGCGAGAATGCGCGCGTTTGCATCGCGACTCTTGATGTCGGCAATCGCGTGCAAACCATCTTGGCGCGGCATAAACAAGTCCATCACCGTCACGTCCGGTTTGAGCGCGTGCGCCTGCCGCACGGCATCCTCGCCGTTCGCCGCTTCGCCGACGACTTGCATATCGGCTTCATCTTCGATTGCCATACAAAGCGCCTCGCGCATCAACGGATGATCGTCCACCACGAGGATACGAATTTTTTGATTCGCCATCCCACCCTCCAATTTTCTACGCGTTTGTCTCACGAATCGCGAAATGAATCCGCATACCATTCCCAGTTGTCGAATCAATCACCAACGTCCCGCCGAGCCGCTCGGCGCGCTCACGCATATTACGCAAGCCCATCCCGCCCGAGTTAGCGGTGGTCGGCGCGATGCCTTGCCCATTGTCGGCGATGTCCAACACGATGCCATTCGGGAGACCGCGCAGTTGCACGCGCACCTGGGTCGCGCGTGCGTGCTTGAGCGAATTGTTCAACGCTTCCATCGCGATGCAGTACAATTCGCCTTCCCACACCTGCGGCACGAACGATAAATTCTCGACGACGAGTTGCGCGTCAATCCCAGCGCGTCGTTCGACTGCATCGAGTCGCAATTGCAGCGCGTCAATCAGATTGACCTGGTCGAGCGTTGCCAGGCGCAACTCGTACAACAACAAACGCATTTCTTTGAGCGCCTGCCGCGCGCTCTCCGCGAGTTGTCCGAGCGACGCGCCAAGCCGGTCCAACTTGTTTTGACGCAAACGATGATTCGCCGTATCGGCGGAGAGCACGAGACTATGCAGCGATTGCGTCACCGAATCGTGCAAGTCGCGCGCGAGGCGACGTCGTTCTTGTTGCACCGCTGCGGCTTCACTGCGTTGACGCAAGCGCACGTTTTCGACGACGATGCTTACCTGGTCTGCCATCGCGCTGAACAACGCGATGTCTTCGACCGGAAACGATCGAGTGCGTTTCCAGAACAAACTCAACGCGCCGGTCGGCTTGCCCAGCAGAAAAGTTGGAATGCCCAAATAGCTTTGCCAGTTCGGCATACGTAACTCTGCTGGCAGTTGCGTGTTGGCGGATAAATCCGTGACCGCGCGCGGAATACGGTCGTTCAGAAGCCATTCTGCCGGTAACGTGCCCAGTTGCGATTGTTGCGCGGTTGCCAAGCCGCGTTGCGCGGCGAGTTGCAGGGTCCGACTCTTCTCGTTCCACAGATGGATACATCCCGCGTCGCTGCCCATCACGAGCATGATCGTCGCGAGCGCCTGCTCCTGGATTTCGGGCACGGTGAGCGATTGCCCGGCGAACAGAATCAATTCATACAACGCGGAGAGTTTGAGGCTTTGATCGGCGACGCGTTGCGCGAGCACTTCTTCCATTTGCCGCAATTTCGTTTCGACTTGTTTCCGTTCGGCGATTTCGTTCTGCAATTCGGCAACGGTCTGTTGCAATTCCGCGGTGCGTCCGGCGACAAGTTGCTCGAGCTTACTATTCATCTCGTGCAGCGCGAATTCCATCTGTTTGCGCGGTGTGATGTCAGACAAGATGATCAAGTGCCCAGCCATTTGGTTGCGCTGATCGAAGAGCGGCGTGGCGCGCATTTCGAGGTAACGCGCCGGCGTGCCGTCGAGCGCAAGTTCGGCGCGCGTTTCGGCGCGATCGGATTGCGCGGTCAAGCGCGCGTCAATCTGCTCCACGCGCTCGCCGATCAACGCGCGTTCGCGACCCAGGATGGTCTGCGCCACGGGATTGACATCCACGACGCGATGCTGGCGGTCGAAGACTAGTACGCCGTCGCTCATTTTTTCGATCAAGCGATCGCGCGCGATAGGAACCAGATCGAGCAAGCGATAGCGCGTGACCGCCCAGGCAAGCGCGAGACCGGTCAACGCAAACATGAACGGCGATAAATCCAACGTCGGGAGCGGACTCCAACCAAAGACGTAAATCGCACTCGCGGTGAGCGGAGCGAACGCGGCGATCAACATCGCGAGGGCTTGCTGGCGATACAAACGTGGCGAGCGAATCACAAAGCGAATCAACAAGATCGTGCTGATGAACGCGAGCGCATAGTTGTACGCGACGTTGACCCAGAACCAGAAGGCGTGTCCGTAGATGAGCAGGGTGTCGCCGCTGCTGAAATCGAACGTAAAGCTGTTCCACAACCACTGGTGCCATTCGTTCGTCGCGGCGATGAGAAAGGTAAGCGCCGGCACGATCGCGAGCAAAAATGTCGCGCGGCGAGTGAGCCAGCGGTCGAGATGCGTGTATTGCGCGGCGAACAGAAAATAAAAGGTGCCTTCGGTCGCGACGCCGAGATATTCGATCTTGGACCAGAACACTTTGCCGGGAATATCCGGCGTGAGTGTTTCTAGCGCAACACTGAGCGACCAAATCGCCGCGCCGAGGAGGAGGAACACGAGCGGCATCCCGCCGGGCATGGTGCGGCGTTGCCACGCGATACGCGCGACGATGCCGCAAATGCCGGACGATACGAACAACAGGAGAACGTATGCGGATAGTTGGTCAGTCATAAGGTTGCTCACCCGCGCGTGGTATTCGCGCGGCGAGGCAACCAAATTGTACCGCAGTTTATTGGCGAGGTCAAAAATGCCTGAAAGTGCTTGCGGTGTATTCCGAAATAAAAACACGGCTGGGCGACTGTATTCTCACAGTCGCCCAGCCGTCGAGTAGCGGGGCCCAGACTCGAACTGGGGACCTTTGGGTTATGAGTCGCAATCCTGGGTCACCTAATTCTAGCCCCTTGGGTTCTTGATTTAGCCTCGCCCAACGCTCGTCAGTTCCCAATAACCCAACGAGTTTGGATACGATGTGCTCATTATAGGCAAAGATAACCAATAGTCAACCGTACTGTTCTCGGAGGGTGTGCGTCAAAATTTTGGAACACTCAACCTTGCGAAGGTTTTGACGACAAATCAAATATGATTGCCGTTCAACCTTCGCAAGGTTTTTTCACCACCCAAAAACTTGACGCACACCCGTTCTCGGAGGGGCGCACACTCCAAATCCAACCTTTTCACCATTCGTCCATCATCGTCTATCCAGCAGAATTCCCCAGACCGCAAATAAGACATGGGCGAGCAGCACATCAACAACCGAATGTTCAATGAGGGCGACTGGAGAGACACGAGTCGTCTATTTTGAATCCTGACTTGCGATGTCCTCCAACATCTTTTTTGCAATGTCGCGCAAGGGCGGCAAATCCTCTTGAACCGTACGCCACACAACTTCGAGATCAACGCTGAAATATTCGTGTGTCATTTTGTCGCGCATCCCAGTCACTTGCTTCCAAGGAATCGCGTTATATTTGTTGCGCAGGTTTTTCGGCAAATGCCGCGCGGCTTCGCCAACAATTTCGATCATCTTGACGACCGCAAAAATTTTTTCTTCGTCGTCGCCAAATTCATCGAAACTCACATCCCTGACAAAGCGCATTGCTTTTTCGGAATAGTCGACAATATCTTGTAAATAATCGGTGTAGACGCGCTTGGCGCTCATAACGGGACGACCTCAGCGAGGATATAGCGACCGATGTGCGCCTTGAGCGTCTTTTTCATGACCAAATCCACTTTGATGCCGACGAGTTCGCTCAGATGATCTTCCAGTTCGACGTACTTGAACAGCGAAGGAGCGCGTTCGAATTCTACCAGCAAATCCAAGTCGCTCTTCTTTTTCTGATCACCGCGCACGTACGAGCCAAAGATACCAAGCGATGTAATCGAATAGTGTTCGCGCAACGCCGGTAAATGTGCGCGCAGGATTCGCTTGGCGCGTGCCAGGTCAGCATTGCGACGCGTGGAACTGGATTTACGGCGACCATTCTTGGGTAGTGTTGGCATTGGGATCACTCCTCGA
Encoded proteins:
- a CDS encoding zinc-ribbon domain-containing protein, which codes for MEQQTETRAERATPAEWIARLEIFRERFRLGLMDANAFKNITRAFQFTDDLGHIWMPGATSDQWYRWDRTHWSVAAPPPQLSAATMPIALTLAWNRHPVLAPPSADAPRVQAMVPPTAIEPSRVQVEVPPEVIEPPRAEIKPAVIEPTPAIPPAPAIPPAPATPLARQACPHCGHAYVAPARFCPNCGEPLTAEKKPRRPTDLPERGVTRGRAKPTDLPR
- a CDS encoding DUF86 domain-containing protein, giving the protein MSAKRVYTDYLQDIVDYSEKAMRFVRDVSFDEFGDDEEKIFAVVKMIEIVGEAARHLPKNLRNKYNAIPWKQVTGMRDKMTHEYFSVDLEVVWRTVQEDLPPLRDIAKKMLEDIASQDSK
- a CDS encoding PAS domain-containing protein produces the protein MTDQLSAYVLLLFVSSGICGIVARIAWQRRTMPGGMPLVFLLLGAAIWSLSVALETLTPDIPGKVFWSKIEYLGVATEGTFYFLFAAQYTHLDRWLTRRATFLLAIVPALTFLIAATNEWHQWLWNSFTFDFSSGDTLLIYGHAFWFWVNVAYNYALAFISTILLIRFVIRSPRLYRQQALAMLIAAFAPLTASAIYVFGWSPLPTLDLSPFMFALTGLALAWAVTRYRLLDLVPIARDRLIEKMSDGVLVFDRQHRVVDVNPVAQTILGRERALIGERVEQIDARLTAQSDRAETRAELALDGTPARYLEMRATPLFDQRNQMAGHLIILSDITPRKQMEFALHEMNSKLEQLVAGRTAELQQTVAELQNEIAERKQVETKLRQMEEVLAQRVADQSLKLSALYELILFAGQSLTVPEIQEQALATIMLVMGSDAGCIHLWNEKSRTLQLAAQRGLATAQQSQLGTLPAEWLLNDRIPRAVTDLSANTQLPAELRMPNWQSYLGIPTFLLGKPTGALSLFWKRTRSFPVEDIALFSAMADQVSIVVENVRLRQRSEAAAVQQERRRLARDLHDSVTQSLHSLVLSADTANHRLRQNKLDRLGASLGQLAESARQALKEMRLLLYELRLATLDQVNLIDALQLRLDAVERRAGIDAQLVVENLSFVPQVWEGELYCIAMEALNNSLKHARATQVRVQLRGLPNGIVLDIADNGQGIAPTTANSGGMGLRNMRERAERLGGTLVIDSTTGNGMRIHFAIRETNA
- a CDS encoding LysR family transcriptional regulator: MLGAHELQVFLVAAEEENFSAAARKLHLSQPAISFQVQSLEEHLNVQLFQRTGKRISLTDAGRDLMPLAREMVNLSARIEETMCLQQGIVKGHIQIGCSTSPGKYVLPQLIGAYRKQYPDVQFSVQVMSREDVEEKLLRKEIHIGVLSIPSRHKELECWRLFDDELVLIVGATHPWATRDMVTPAELNEVDWILREGGAATRQLIASTLMEHRLSADDLNVGMELGSVEAVEAAVEAGHGVSFVSRVAVKRGLELGRIKIVPVAGLVLRRQIMFARNRTRACTCTQLRFREFLESPAGQQLIASTVG
- a CDS encoding response regulator transcription factor; translated protein: MANQKIRILVVDDHPLMREALCMAIEDEADMQVVGEAANGEDAVRQAHALKPDVTVMDLFMPRQDGLHAIADIKSRDANARILALTSSTDEAMVLAAVQAGVLGYLMKDSAREELLQAIRQVSQGNTFLPPQIAQKLANSVREQKKEHATPPVEPLTDREIEVLGLIGQGASNKQIAQTLNVSEGTVRTHVHNLLGKLGLENRNQAILYAVRAGITKM
- a CDS encoding nucleotidyltransferase family protein gives rise to the protein MPTLPKNGRRKSSSTRRNADLARAKRILRAHLPALREHYSITSLGIFGSYVRGDQKKKSDLDLLVEFERAPSLFKYVELEDHLSELVGIKVDLVMKKTLKAHIGRYILAEVVPL